From the genome of Corallococcus macrosporus DSM 14697:
TCGATGTAGCGCGGCTGCCCAGGCCCGGTGGTGAGCGGATTGATGCGGCGGGGGTAGACGAGGTCCCGCTTCTTCTCTTCGAGGCACTCCTTGGACTCGAAGCCCAGGACGCCGAACATGCGCCCGGCCTCGATGCCCGCGGGAGCCTCATACACACCACCGGGGCGCGTGCCGTCGTTGCGCGCGAAGACGCCAGCAATGATGCCGGAGGGCGGGACGACGAGTTGCTCCAGGTTGCCGAAGACGCCGCGGGCGGGGTTGAGCACCTTGACGCGGGGCCAGTAGAGGGCCGCGTGCTCAGAGAGCCCTTCGAGGGCGGCCTCCTGCGAGACGTAGGATACGATGTCCGTGGCGCTGTAGCCCGCGGGCGAGTCGAGGACGGCGAAGACGAGGCCGTCGCGCGCCACCTCGCAGTAGCGCACCATCGCGTTGTGGACGGCGGGCGTGGCGCGCCCGGGCACCAGGAGAAGGGAGAGGTCCTGCACTTCGTCGAGCGCGTAAAAGGCCGCTCCGGCCGGCCTCCGAGCCGATGAAGTCCGCGTCGTCCAGGCCGACGAGGCCGTCCGCACCACCCGAGAGGGCCACCGTCTGCACGTCAGGAATCGCGTCCGGTTGCACCATGAAGGCCCGGACGTAGGTGGAGCCGGTGCGCTCGTCATTGAGGACGCGCTCGACGTAGCGTGCGTCGCCCTGGGCCGAGGAGAGGTTGGGGAAGGACTCGCGGTAGGCACCGTCCTCGAGGACGAGGACGTCGAAGGTTTCGGGAGCTCCATTCGTCGGGGGCCGCACCTCCACCTCGAGGCGGTTGGCGTAGGCGCCTGCGTCCCTGGCCTCCAGGTGGAGGACGTCGGTGGCGCCGGAGGCGTCGCCCGTATGCAGGAGCGCGTCGAGTCCGAGGCCGGAGCTCGCGTCTCCCTGCACACGCAAAGAGGCACCAGGCCCCGTGGACTGGGTGCGCAACTGCAGGGCCCCCAGGGATGACGGTGCCACACGGACGCCCGCCACCGCCGCCTCCACGAGGGCGCGTACCTCGGCCAACTCGACAGCGCGCAGGCTCTGGACGTTGCCGCTCCCCACCTGCGGGCCGCCCGCGAAGCCGAAGACTGTGTTGGCGACCGCGTCGCCCACCTCCAGGCGGCTGGAGGCGCCCTGGGTGTCGCTGGCGATTCTCAGCACACCGGCCTCCACGGTGGCGCGTCCGCCGATGAGTCCCGCGTTGAGGACGGCGGCCACCTCCTGGGCAGTGGCCTGGGTGATGTCGCCGAAGTCCTCCTCGCTGAAGGGGATGAAGACGTCCCGACCGTCGTCGACGCGCACCCGGAGCGACTGCCCGGCGGTGAGGGTGTAGGGGCCGGGGCGACCCGCGGAGACGGAAGCCGCGGTGCCGGAGAAAACGACGTCCACCGCCTCGGCGCCGTTGGCGGACACCTCCAGGCGCTGGCCGTTGGCCAGGGTGAAGGGGGGACGCAACGTGCCGCGCACGACGGCGGGCGTGGGCCCGCCGCCCGTGGTGAGGGCCGCCGCAGCAGGCGTGGCCGTGTGCGACTCGGGGTTGGAGGCGTCCTCGTAGTGGACGGTGCGCACCGCCCAGAAGTGGCTGCCGCCCTGCTCGAAGAAACCCATGGCGGCGAGGGCCAGGTCCGAGTCCGGCGTGAAGCCGCCGAAGGTGGCTTGGTACTCCTCGAAGGAGGTGCACAGCACCGCCTGGCCGATGGGGCCTCTCTGCGCCAGGCCCACGGCGCCGGCCACGGAGGTGGGCGCCGAGGGAATGCCACGGACGCGCGGCTCCTCCTCCTCCACGACGACTTTCGACGACAGCAGTTCACGACTCACGAGGCACCTCGCTTCTTGCGGGACATGCGCGCCGACACCTCCGGCGCGGCAGAGGGGGGCGACGACGGCGGGGCCGTGGGGGCTTGCCGCTTCAGGGCGACTTCGCCCCGGCGAATGGCAGCCGCCACCGCGGGCACGGAGAGCGCGGCCTCGGGCACGTCCTCTAGCGACACACCCGTGGCCAGGGTGAGGGAGGAGGGCAGGCGCCGGCCGCCACGGACTGGTTGCACGCTGCAGGCGCACTCGCCGCGAGCGACGCAGTACGGCTCATGAGGCAGGAGGAAGGTGACGAGCCTGCCCAGGGTATTGGTGAGGGTGACACTCATGAGGTGCCTCCGGAGAGAGAGTCCGCTTCGAGTTGGGCTTCGGAGACGGCCTTGCCGAGGTCGAAGGGCAGGCCCTCGTCCACGTCGAAGCCGCGCACGAGGAATCCCCACGTGAAGGCCCGCACGTCGTCGCGGCTGCCGAGCTGCGCGCGCGCCTCGCCGTCCGCGTCCATTTCCCAGCGGACGGTGCCGAGTGAGGCGTCCTCCGCGTCCCTTGGCATGGAGAGCCACCGGTTGCGGTTGAGGAAGGTGGCCACGGCGGCCATGAGGTTGAAGAGTTCGGCGGTGCGCGCGGAGGCCACCGTGAGGGTGAAGGCCAAGTCCACCGTGTACGCAGGGCGCCTGCGCACCAGCTCCGCGCCGGAGGGGCCCTGCACGACGTCCTCGTGAAGGACGTTGGTGGAGTAGCGACGACTCTCGCGCAGCGTGGGGCCTGACAGCACCACGGAGGGCAGAGAGGCCATGGCGATGACGTTGAGGCCGTCCGCCACCGTGTCGTCGTAGTCGACGGAGACGCTGGCGCTGACGTTGGCCACCACCTGGCGCTTCAGCTCGCGCAGCAACGTGCGCACGAGACGGGTGAGCGCCGCTTCCTTCGCGACGCGCGGGCGCAGGTAGCGGTACGCCCCCGGAAGGGCAGCAGCCTCGCCTGGAACGGGGCGTCCGTCCGCGGAGAGGTTGTGCAGCTCCACGTCGACGAGCGCCACTGCGTTGGGCGGCGTCCGCACGTCCACGTGGGCAGTGCCCGCCTCTTCACGGATGGAGAGCACCTCCGCGCGCAGTCCGCCCAGGCGCACGGCCACCCGCGCGGCGAAGCCCGTGCCGGAGAGGCGGAGAATGTCTCCTCCGCTGGTGGGCCCGGAGGAGGGCGTCACGGAGGCGAGGGCGGGGATGGCCATTACCCGGGCCC
Proteins encoded in this window:
- a CDS encoding phage tail sheath family protein; this encodes MARDGLVFAVLDSPAGYSATDIVSYVSQEAALEGLSEHAALYWPRVKVLNPARGVFGNLEQLVVPPSGIIAGVFARNDGTRPGGVYEAPAGIEAGRMFGVLGFESKECLEEKKRDLVYPRRINPLTTGPGQPRYIDGSRTLKAGGNFPYVAERRGVSFIERSLKAGLQFARHRNNTEGLRAQVRRSIATFLLAQMKNGAFRSQEPAKAFFVDVSDALNPPSAVFAGKLVARIGLATNKPAEFIVLRIAQDTRALEAELASAGL
- a CDS encoding IPT/TIG domain-containing protein; its protein translation is MAIPALASVTPSSGPTSGGDILRLSGTGFAARVAVRLGGLRAEVLSIREEAGTAHVDVRTPPNAVALVDVELHNLSADGRPVPGEAAALPGAYRYLRPRVAKEAALTRLVRTLLRELKRQVVANVSASVSVDYDDTVADGLNVIAMASLPSVVLSGPTLRESRRYSTNVLHEDVVQGPSGAELVRRRPAYTVDLAFTLTVASARTAELFNLMAAVATFLNRNRWLSMPRDAEDASLGTVRWEMDADGEARAQLGSRDDVRAFTWGFLVRGFDVDEGLPFDLGKAVSEAQLEADSLSGGTS
- a CDS encoding phage tail sheath protein, producing MSRELLSSKVVVEEEEPRVRGIPSAPTSVAGAVGLAQRGPIGQAVLCTSFEEYQATFGGFTPDSDLALAAMGFFEQGGSHFWAVRTVHYEDASNPESHTATPAAAALTTGGGPTPAVVRGTLRPPFTLANGQRLEVSANGAEAVDVVFSGTAASVSAGRPGPYTLTAGQSLRVRVDDGRDVFIPFSEEDFGDITQATAQEVAAVLNAGLIGGRATVEAGVLRIASDTQGASSRLEVGDAVANTVFGFAGGPQVGSGNVQSLRAVELAEVRALVEAAVAGVRVAPSSLGALQLRTQSTGPGASLRVQGDASSGLGLDALLHTGDASGATDVLHLEARDAGAYANRLEVEVRPPTNGAPETFDVLVLEDGAYRESFPNLSSAQGDARYVERVLNDERTGSTYVRAFMVQPDAIPDVQTVALSGGADGLVGLDDADFIGSEAGRSGLLRARRSAGPLPSPGARARHARRPQRDGALLRGGARRPRLRRPRLARGLQRHGHRILRLAGGRPRRAL